The following proteins are encoded in a genomic region of Candidatus Manganitrophaceae bacterium:
- a CDS encoding sigma 54-interacting transcriptional regulator: protein MEQQSPWTTCLLTRMLILHLERIGKADGLDYQEILAGDNQLNRIADPRAFLLKHTNWVPHHVLKNLIITAENATGTKEITYLAAKSYYQSGPGPSLLEIIAKLQQNNMEQALNCSNLWATGFANYFKLQCLPPSGVGAGATLLSQFAPYVEPIVGNYGFIRGNYEGMTTLFDDIAEAQCIEELSQLKLETLCREFSKYRIERQDARLSIVDTTTQKEVAAARQVFLKTELLPALADDPRQIEGLILPPRGGEVRLLLPQIEDDPERWRKEHSAYQIVHGGMLQAGKQTFTLREGAYFNAPYSRYRFTWKSRSGRKNASETITDCSEIIPLLFNHVRELRETHRQLLHYTMENKALAQANEELKGEIRREYDFHGIIGKSPKMLKLFEQVELIAPVDSTILVLGETGTGKEALAKAIHQCSLRRDQRFYALNCAALSESLLEAELFGHEKGAFTGALSLKKGIFETASGGTLFLDEVGEISPTLQAKLLRVLEEREIQRVGGRDTIPIDVRVISATNRDLQRQVHAEKFRSDLYYRLHVISLVIPPLRERLDDLPLLVDHFLEFFSKKCKKPKPAMTRETVTFLTRYAWPGNIRQLKNVIERAVVLDRDQVINPDDIILPEGEAPQKGVGVPQPFHEALEQYKRSVIEEALQKTGGNQTKAAALLGLQRTYLARLIRTFRISS, encoded by the coding sequence ATGGAACAGCAAAGTCCCTGGACCACCTGCCTTTTAACGCGGATGTTGATCCTCCATCTGGAGCGGATCGGCAAAGCGGACGGTCTCGACTACCAGGAGATCTTAGCGGGAGACAATCAGCTCAACCGGATCGCCGACCCCCGCGCTTTTCTCCTCAAACACACCAATTGGGTTCCGCATCACGTCCTCAAAAACCTGATCATCACCGCTGAAAACGCAACCGGCACCAAAGAGATCACCTATCTCGCCGCCAAAAGCTATTACCAATCGGGTCCCGGCCCCTCGCTTCTGGAGATCATCGCCAAGCTTCAACAGAATAATATGGAACAGGCGCTCAACTGTTCCAACCTCTGGGCAACCGGCTTCGCCAACTATTTTAAACTGCAATGTCTTCCCCCCTCCGGCGTCGGCGCGGGGGCGACGCTCCTCTCTCAATTCGCCCCTTATGTGGAGCCGATCGTCGGCAACTATGGATTTATCCGTGGAAACTATGAAGGGATGACGACCCTTTTCGACGACATCGCCGAAGCCCAATGTATCGAAGAGCTCTCTCAGTTAAAGCTGGAAACCCTCTGTCGCGAGTTCAGCAAATACCGGATCGAGCGGCAGGACGCGCGCCTTTCCATTGTCGATACCACCACCCAGAAAGAGGTCGCCGCCGCCCGTCAGGTTTTCCTCAAAACCGAATTGCTCCCTGCGCTCGCCGACGACCCGCGGCAGATCGAAGGGCTGATTCTTCCTCCGAGAGGGGGAGAGGTCCGACTCCTGCTGCCGCAGATTGAAGACGATCCGGAACGATGGAGAAAAGAGCACAGCGCGTATCAAATCGTCCATGGCGGGATGCTGCAGGCGGGCAAACAGACCTTCACCCTGCGCGAGGGGGCCTACTTCAACGCCCCCTACTCCCGCTACCGGTTCACCTGGAAATCGAGATCAGGCCGGAAAAATGCCAGCGAGACGATCACCGACTGCTCCGAGATCATCCCCCTCCTCTTTAATCACGTCCGGGAGCTCAGAGAGACCCATCGTCAGCTCCTGCATTATACGATGGAGAACAAGGCGCTGGCACAGGCGAACGAAGAGCTCAAGGGGGAGATCCGAAGAGAGTACGATTTCCACGGCATCATCGGAAAGAGCCCGAAGATGCTGAAGCTGTTCGAGCAGGTCGAGCTGATCGCGCCGGTCGACTCGACCATCCTTGTTTTGGGAGAGACCGGCACCGGAAAGGAGGCGCTCGCCAAGGCGATCCACCAATGCAGCCTTCGGCGCGACCAGCGCTTCTACGCCCTCAATTGCGCGGCGCTCTCCGAGAGCCTCCTGGAGGCGGAGCTCTTCGGCCATGAGAAAGGGGCCTTTACCGGCGCCCTCTCGCTGAAGAAAGGAATCTTCGAGACGGCGAGCGGCGGGACCCTTTTCTTGGATGAGGTAGGAGAGATCTCTCCCACCCTTCAGGCAAAGCTCCTCCGGGTTCTGGAAGAGCGCGAGATTCAGCGGGTCGGCGGCCGGGATACGATCCCGATCGATGTCCGGGTCATCTCCGCGACCAACCGCGACCTTCAACGGCAGGTGCATGCCGAAAAGTTCAGAAGCGATCTCTACTATCGCCTCCATGTGATCTCGCTCGTCATCCCACCGCTGCGCGAGCGCCTCGATGACCTTCCCTTGCTGGTCGATCACTTCCTCGAATTCTTCAGCAAGAAATGTAAAAAGCCGAAGCCGGCGATGACGCGGGAAACGGTCACCTTTCTGACCCGCTATGCCTGGCCGGGGAACATCCGGCAGCTGAAGAATGTCATCGAACGGGCGGTGGTGCTCGATCGAGATCAGGTGATTAATCCCGACGACATCATCCTGCCGGAAGGAGAGGCCCCCCAGAAAGGGGTCGGGGTGCCGCAGCCGTTCCATGAAGCGCTGGAGCAGTATAAGCGCTCCGTGATCGAAGAGGCGCTTCAGAAAACCGGCGGGAATCAGACCAAAGCGGCCGCCCTCCTCGGGCTTCAACGGACCTACCTCGCCCGCTTGATCCGGACTTTCCGAATTTCAAGCTAA
- a CDS encoding serine/threonine protein kinase yields MKSLGRYEILAEIGRGAMGIVYLGSDAKIDRQVALKCLRPELFEASEANRKRFQKEILALGRLIHPNIVTIFDAGEDPATGTAYIVMEYVEGTSLAQLLKKGASFSIDQVVHVAIQVCRALDFAHQKGVIHRDIKPGNILLTDDLKTVKVTDFGIARLDGVGQTQTDHLLGTPQYMSPEQCRGEQIDGRSDLFSVGALLYELLLFQKPFPGETIPAIMHQVLTKTPMAPEFVSPKIPSLLSHAVMKALEKEPGKRFSSGTEMADALEAALHPRPAAAAESRTMALSASQEGIRPTPAGRRPVWVPMTLAGMATLLGLWLLGGNLNALRESKTMSAPEPTAVTTAQQGQPGKVELTSSPAGAEIVIDGEPKGVAPLALDLPAGSHELTAKKKGYHPLEATLTVAAGERVPVDLKLTEEEGAR; encoded by the coding sequence ATGAAATCGTTGGGACGATATGAAATTTTAGCGGAGATCGGCCGGGGGGCGATGGGGATCGTCTATCTCGGAAGCGATGCCAAGATCGATCGGCAGGTCGCCCTGAAATGCCTCCGGCCCGAGCTGTTTGAAGCCTCGGAGGCGAACCGGAAGCGATTTCAGAAGGAGATCCTGGCGCTCGGACGGCTGATCCACCCGAACATCGTCACCATCTTCGATGCGGGAGAAGATCCGGCGACCGGAACCGCTTACATCGTCATGGAATATGTCGAGGGAACCTCCCTCGCCCAGCTTCTGAAAAAGGGAGCGTCCTTCTCAATCGATCAGGTCGTTCACGTGGCGATTCAGGTCTGCCGCGCCCTCGATTTTGCGCATCAAAAAGGGGTGATCCATCGGGATATCAAACCGGGAAATATCTTGCTGACCGACGATTTAAAGACGGTCAAGGTCACCGATTTCGGGATCGCCCGGCTCGACGGGGTCGGCCAGACCCAGACCGACCATCTCCTTGGAACCCCTCAGTATATGTCTCCGGAGCAATGCCGAGGGGAGCAGATCGACGGCCGATCCGACCTTTTCTCGGTCGGCGCCCTCCTCTATGAGCTCCTCCTCTTTCAGAAACCGTTTCCGGGCGAGACGATCCCGGCGATCATGCACCAGGTCCTCACGAAGACCCCGATGGCGCCGGAATTCGTCTCGCCCAAGATTCCAAGCCTCTTGAGCCATGCTGTGATGAAAGCGTTGGAAAAAGAGCCTGGAAAGCGGTTTTCATCCGGCACGGAGATGGCGGACGCGCTCGAAGCGGCGCTCCATCCCCGCCCGGCTGCAGCCGCCGAGAGCCGGACCATGGCCCTCTCCGCCAGCCAAGAGGGAATCCGGCCGACGCCGGCGGGCCGACGTCCGGTGTGGGTTCCGATGACCCTCGCCGGGATGGCCACGCTTCTCGGCCTCTGGTTGCTGGGGGGAAACCTCAACGCACTGCGCGAATCGAAAACCATGTCCGCTCCCGAGCCGACGGCGGTCACGACGGCGCAACAGGGGCAACCGGGGAAGGTCGAATTAACCAGCTCCCCGGCCGGCGCAGAGATTGTGATCGACGGCGAGCCGAAAGGGGTCGCGCCGCTGGCGCTCGACCTTCCCGCCGGCTCGCATGAACTGACCGCCAAGAAAAAGGGGTATCACCCGTTGGAGGCGACCCTCACCGTCGCCGCCGGCGAGCGGGTCCCGGTCGATTTAAAACTGACGGAAGAGGAGGGAGCGCGATGA
- a CDS encoding tetratricopeptide repeat protein, protein MKPFSKKTILSRLLFPFILLALLPACSRQIRPDSVGPTHLEEGLIAYDQNQYDEAIKHLDAALKLDPQNTEALFRKGAIYQKQNKTDEAIAAYREVVRIDPNHFKAHYNLANLYSYEKANNVQAIFHYRRFLSLAPAHPLAGKAQTRLAELTEVPGDKLAQGKGTSEEEGQGDIHLTGEMMVPAVPPAAPVLPVAPPIPTPGNASPEAPAVSFPQVVCVHGDTPQGKNEGSGFVVGPGYILASGHQANQANRLEVQFQDGSVYAASVLSVSAALDLALLQISYQGAEPLSFVSANTAKTGEPVMAVGCPFGLNHSASQGIISAPERTMGDRPVLQTDVAINPGNSGGPLLNRQGEVVGVVLGMLPEARGIAFAVPSREVRRFLGETFFQMGTLLAEAKRYPEASDLLIQSTRTWPPSAKAYNNLGEVYRRMKETKKAEQAYAKALEINPKYADAHYNIGTFYDSILRNPQKAAFHYRRYIELKPTSPEAVQVGQWLAAIEAKK, encoded by the coding sequence ATGAAGCCATTCTCGAAAAAAACCATTCTCAGCCGGTTGCTCTTCCCATTCATCCTCCTGGCGCTCCTGCCGGCGTGCAGCCGCCAGATCCGGCCCGATTCCGTCGGACCGACCCATCTGGAAGAGGGGCTGATCGCCTATGACCAAAACCAGTATGACGAGGCGATCAAACACCTCGACGCGGCATTGAAGCTCGATCCGCAAAACACGGAGGCGCTTTTCCGGAAAGGGGCGATTTATCAGAAGCAGAATAAAACCGATGAGGCGATCGCCGCCTACCGAGAAGTCGTCCGGATCGATCCGAATCACTTCAAAGCCCACTATAACCTCGCGAACCTCTACTCCTATGAAAAGGCAAACAACGTTCAAGCGATCTTCCATTACCGCCGCTTTTTGAGCCTCGCCCCGGCCCATCCGCTCGCCGGAAAGGCACAGACCCGTCTCGCCGAGCTGACCGAGGTTCCCGGCGACAAGCTGGCCCAGGGAAAGGGAACCTCGGAAGAGGAGGGACAGGGAGACATCCATTTGACCGGGGAGATGATGGTTCCGGCCGTCCCGCCGGCGGCCCCCGTCCTTCCGGTTGCACCGCCCATTCCGACGCCCGGGAACGCCTCCCCGGAGGCGCCGGCCGTCTCCTTCCCCCAGGTCGTCTGCGTCCATGGCGACACCCCCCAGGGAAAGAACGAGGGGAGCGGCTTCGTCGTCGGCCCCGGCTATATTCTGGCGAGCGGGCATCAGGCGAACCAGGCGAACCGTCTCGAAGTGCAGTTCCAGGACGGATCGGTCTACGCCGCATCGGTTTTGTCGGTCAGCGCGGCACTCGACCTCGCGCTCCTTCAAATTTCGTATCAGGGAGCGGAGCCGCTTTCATTCGTCTCGGCCAACACCGCCAAGACGGGCGAGCCGGTGATGGCGGTCGGCTGCCCGTTCGGCCTGAATCACTCCGCCTCGCAGGGGATCATCAGCGCGCCGGAGCGGACGATGGGCGACCGGCCGGTCCTGCAAACCGATGTCGCGATCAATCCAGGCAACAGCGGCGGGCCGCTGCTGAACCGGCAGGGAGAGGTCGTCGGAGTGGTCCTCGGGATGCTCCCTGAGGCGCGCGGGATCGCCTTTGCCGTTCCGAGCCGGGAGGTTCGGCGCTTTCTCGGCGAGACCTTCTTCCAGATGGGAACCCTCTTGGCGGAGGCAAAGCGGTATCCCGAAGCGTCCGACCTCCTCATTCAGAGCACCCGAACCTGGCCGCCGTCGGCGAAAGCCTACAACAACCTCGGCGAAGTCTACCGGAGGATGAAAGAGACCAAGAAGGCCGAACAGGCCTATGCAAAGGCGCTGGAAATCAATCCGAAGTATGCCGACGCACACTATAACATCGGGACCTTTTACGACAGCATCCTGCGCAATCCGCAGAAGGCGGCATTTCACTACCGCCGATATATCGAGCTAAAACCGACCTCGCCGGAGGCGGTGCAGGTCGGCCAATGGCTCGCCGCGATTGAGGCTAAAAAATAG
- a CDS encoding tetratricopeptide repeat protein, with amino-acid sequence MKKINLIVLWGVAALLLSLFGMQETAEAALKKGEVAPTFAALDAVKKKPMVLVYFFKLDSKPAREGLDYLKGLSEQYEKDGMTILAVTQDGAKLLDPYLKEHPLPFPVVRDDGKIFSAYQVKVILPTTYILGPGNRITDTLEGGGPSSTRFITTVAQRGLQLKKTTLAKGLFETALKSNPKDTQAAAGLGHVFLKEGKLDRAESEFSKLAQLKSPEAILGKEGLAEVHLQKGETDKALAVAEEVEKEEPNNGLVHLVKGNVLAGQGKQPEALAEFTRAAEGKLSTDWQRATAYNNAGRIYSEQGQYPLAEKMYQEAVIHNPYSSEILSNRGVLYERQGQPQKALALYQEALSADPEDEVAKHLMKRMEQHLAFKEDLERQKRIDTLVADLTERFKTGKVADLPAADPWSSKPMTVAFLGLKLMGGGLLREGMSEVLQAEMTQRLSAGGRVAVVEREMLDKLLAELKLGSSELADPETALKLGKLLSARLIVTGSLVQIPEGVRLSLRLIDPETSAIKITYADEMNTQKNLMTLADQTAQAIGKKLKEQYPLKGKIASVEAGEQVIVNLGTRHGIKPGTKLKIIDEGEAIVVDGKTIGFKKTRVGLLEIVEVEEGMSYGKLTEHKTAVQKDQKVLEEIGGNDAAF; translated from the coding sequence ATGAAGAAAATCAACCTGATCGTCTTATGGGGGGTTGCCGCGCTTCTTCTTTCCCTCTTTGGAATGCAGGAGACCGCCGAGGCGGCGCTTAAAAAAGGGGAGGTCGCCCCGACCTTCGCCGCGCTCGACGCGGTGAAGAAAAAGCCGATGGTCTTGGTCTACTTCTTCAAGCTCGACTCCAAGCCGGCGCGCGAGGGGCTCGATTACCTCAAGGGCCTCTCTGAGCAGTATGAAAAAGACGGGATGACCATCCTCGCCGTGACGCAAGATGGCGCGAAGCTGCTCGATCCCTATCTGAAAGAGCATCCCCTCCCCTTCCCGGTGGTGAGAGACGACGGAAAGATCTTCAGCGCCTATCAGGTGAAGGTCATCCTTCCGACGACCTATATCCTCGGGCCGGGCAACCGGATCACCGACACCCTGGAAGGGGGCGGCCCTTCTTCGACCCGCTTTATCACCACGGTGGCACAGCGGGGGCTGCAGTTGAAGAAGACGACGTTGGCGAAGGGACTCTTCGAGACGGCGCTGAAATCGAATCCGAAAGACACCCAGGCCGCCGCCGGACTGGGACACGTCTTCCTCAAAGAGGGAAAGCTCGACCGGGCCGAAAGCGAGTTCTCCAAGCTGGCTCAATTGAAATCTCCGGAAGCGATCCTCGGGAAAGAGGGGCTCGCCGAAGTTCATCTCCAGAAGGGGGAGACCGACAAGGCGCTCGCCGTGGCGGAGGAGGTGGAGAAGGAGGAGCCGAACAACGGTCTGGTTCATCTGGTGAAGGGGAATGTCTTGGCCGGCCAAGGGAAGCAGCCGGAGGCGCTGGCGGAGTTTACCCGGGCCGCTGAGGGGAAGCTCTCCACCGATTGGCAACGGGCGACCGCCTACAACAATGCCGGCCGGATCTACTCCGAACAGGGACAGTATCCCCTGGCCGAAAAGATGTATCAGGAGGCGGTGATCCACAACCCCTACTCTTCCGAGATTCTCTCCAACCGCGGCGTCCTCTATGAGCGGCAGGGACAGCCGCAGAAGGCGCTCGCCCTCTACCAAGAGGCGCTCTCCGCCGATCCGGAAGACGAGGTCGCCAAGCACCTGATGAAGCGGATGGAGCAGCACCTCGCCTTCAAGGAGGATCTAGAGCGGCAGAAACGGATCGACACCCTCGTCGCCGATCTCACCGAGCGGTTCAAAACCGGCAAGGTCGCCGACCTGCCGGCGGCCGACCCCTGGTCGTCCAAGCCGATGACGGTCGCCTTCCTCGGTTTAAAGCTGATGGGGGGCGGGTTGTTGCGCGAGGGGATGTCGGAGGTGCTCCAGGCCGAGATGACCCAGCGGCTCTCCGCCGGCGGCCGGGTGGCGGTGGTGGAGCGGGAGATGCTCGACAAGCTGCTGGCCGAACTGAAACTCGGCTCGTCCGAACTGGCCGATCCGGAAACGGCGTTGAAACTCGGCAAGCTCCTCTCCGCCCGGCTGATCGTCACCGGGAGCCTCGTTCAAATTCCGGAGGGGGTCCGATTGAGCCTCCGGCTGATCGACCCGGAGACCTCGGCGATCAAGATCACCTACGCCGACGAGATGAACACTCAGAAGAACCTGATGACGCTGGCCGACCAGACGGCGCAGGCGATCGGCAAAAAACTCAAAGAGCAATATCCGCTCAAGGGGAAGATCGCCTCGGTGGAAGCGGGAGAGCAGGTGATCGTCAACCTCGGCACCCGTCACGGAATCAAGCCGGGAACGAAGCTGAAGATCATCGACGAGGGGGAAGCGATCGTTGTCGACGGAAAGACGATCGGCTTCAAAAAAACCAGGGTCGGCCTTCTCGAGATCGTCGAGGTGGAAGAAGGAATGTCCTACGGCAAGCTGACCGAGCACAAAACGGCTGTCCAGAAAGACCAGAAGGTATTGGAAGAAATCGGGGGGAATGATGCGGCCTTTTAG
- a CDS encoding tetratricopeptide repeat protein: MMRPFSALLILLPLLAACAAAPVASPKAPLSPAPEPRVLTVAVLEFEDHGIAQTVATQGLGRTLADRISEQLAGRQDLRLIDRESLQKILQELSLASLDLADREGQLRLGKLLGAQYLIMGGYTALGGGLRIDGRIVEVEKGIAEGSALEGRAAERALIEKDFSRQMADQLIAKVGLPKGTPKTGHDYFLQGIALEQSNHTQKALELYQKALAIDPNQIEARERMENLLLKEAQ; this comes from the coding sequence ATGATGCGGCCTTTTAGCGCTCTCTTGATACTCCTTCCCCTTCTCGCCGCCTGCGCCGCAGCGCCGGTCGCTTCGCCAAAAGCGCCCCTCTCCCCGGCGCCCGAGCCGCGGGTGTTGACCGTGGCGGTGCTTGAATTCGAAGACCATGGGATCGCTCAAACCGTCGCGACCCAGGGATTGGGCCGCACCCTCGCCGACCGGATCTCCGAGCAGCTCGCCGGCCGGCAGGATCTCCGGCTGATCGATCGAGAGTCGCTTCAGAAGATTCTCCAGGAGCTCTCGCTCGCGTCGCTCGACCTCGCCGACCGGGAAGGGCAGCTCCGCCTTGGAAAGCTCCTCGGAGCGCAGTATCTCATCATGGGAGGATATACCGCTTTGGGAGGAGGGCTTCGGATCGACGGACGGATCGTCGAAGTTGAAAAGGGAATCGCCGAAGGGAGCGCGCTGGAAGGGCGCGCCGCCGAGCGGGCGCTGATTGAAAAGGACTTTTCCAGACAGATGGCCGATCAGCTGATCGCCAAGGTCGGCCTTCCGAAGGGGACGCCGAAGACGGGACACGACTATTTTCTTCAGGGAATCGCCCTGGAACAATCGAACCACACCCAGAAGGCCTTGGAGCTGTACCAAAAGGCCCTCGCCATCGATCCCAATCAAATAGAAGCGCGGGAGCGGATGGAGAACCTCCTCTTAAAGGAAGCCCAATGA